The following coding sequences are from one Vulpes vulpes isolate BD-2025 chromosome 12, VulVul3, whole genome shotgun sequence window:
- the POU2AF3 gene encoding POU class 2 homeobox associating factor 3 isoform X2 produces the protein MGLSAGNGVRLSDQVPPSPAGLYFESEPVSSTPNYFQPRELSSCVSCEENTSCLDQLFDSYLQAETHLDSSLNATQSTPHYFPDSFQTAPFCFNQSLTPGSPSDSSTLSGSLDYSYSLAQLPSYAPENYNSPPSLDSRNCGYPSEDYSYSHLPPYTQYDCFSSASTSVCYCASCETEHLDTIRASEYFSYPSTDYVNFAPSAAATSDFYKRGANCDICYS, from the exons ATGGGA CTGTCTGCAGGCAACGGCGTCCGCCTCTCAGACCAAGTCCCACCATCCCCGGCAG gGCTGTATTTTGAGTCTGAACCAGTTTCTTCTACACCCAATTATTTTCAACCCCGAGAACTTTCCAGTTGTGTTTCCTGTGAAGAAAATACAAGCTGCCTCGACCAGCTCTTTGATTCCTACCTTCAGGCAGAGACACACCTGGACTCTTCGCTCAATGCCACGCAAAGCACTCCGCACTATTTCCCTGACAGCTTCCAAACTGCCCCTTTCTGCTTTAACCAGAGCCTG ACCCCAGGATCGCCTTCGGATTCCTCCACTCTCTCAGGTTCCTTAGACTACAGTTACTCGCTGGCTCAGCTACCTTCATATGCCCCGGAGAATTACAATTCTCCCCCTTCTCTGGACTCCAGAAACTGTGGCTATCCCTCAGAAGACTACTCCTACTCCCACTTGCCCCCATACACCCAGTACGACTGCTTCTCTTCGGCAAGCACCTCAGTCTGCTACTGTGCGTCCTGTGAAACAGAACACTTGGACACCATCAGAGCATCGGAGTATTTTTCCTATCCCAGCACAGACTATGTGAACTTTGCCCCCTCAGCAGCAGCCACCAGTGATTTCTATAAGAGAGGAGCAAACTGTGACATCTGCTATAGTTAA
- the POU2AF3 gene encoding POU class 2 homeobox associating factor 3 isoform X1: protein MSEKPKVYQGVRVKITVKELLQQRRAHQAASGGTLSAGNGVRLSDQVPPSPAGLYFESEPVSSTPNYFQPRELSSCVSCEENTSCLDQLFDSYLQAETHLDSSLNATQSTPHYFPDSFQTAPFCFNQSLTPGSPSDSSTLSGSLDYSYSLAQLPSYAPENYNSPPSLDSRNCGYPSEDYSYSHLPPYTQYDCFSSASTSVCYCASCETEHLDTIRASEYFSYPSTDYVNFAPSAAATSDFYKRGANCDICYS from the exons ATGTCGG AAAAACCGAAGGTGTATCAAGGTGTCCGGGTGAAGATAACCGTGAAGGAGCTGCTGCAGCAGAGAAGGGCACACCAGGCAGCCTCAGGGGGAACC CTGTCTGCAGGCAACGGCGTCCGCCTCTCAGACCAAGTCCCACCATCCCCGGCAG gGCTGTATTTTGAGTCTGAACCAGTTTCTTCTACACCCAATTATTTTCAACCCCGAGAACTTTCCAGTTGTGTTTCCTGTGAAGAAAATACAAGCTGCCTCGACCAGCTCTTTGATTCCTACCTTCAGGCAGAGACACACCTGGACTCTTCGCTCAATGCCACGCAAAGCACTCCGCACTATTTCCCTGACAGCTTCCAAACTGCCCCTTTCTGCTTTAACCAGAGCCTG ACCCCAGGATCGCCTTCGGATTCCTCCACTCTCTCAGGTTCCTTAGACTACAGTTACTCGCTGGCTCAGCTACCTTCATATGCCCCGGAGAATTACAATTCTCCCCCTTCTCTGGACTCCAGAAACTGTGGCTATCCCTCAGAAGACTACTCCTACTCCCACTTGCCCCCATACACCCAGTACGACTGCTTCTCTTCGGCAAGCACCTCAGTCTGCTACTGTGCGTCCTGTGAAACAGAACACTTGGACACCATCAGAGCATCGGAGTATTTTTCCTATCCCAGCACAGACTATGTGAACTTTGCCCCCTCAGCAGCAGCCACCAGTGATTTCTATAAGAGAGGAGCAAACTGTGACATCTGCTATAGTTAA